The following proteins come from a genomic window of Malus domestica chromosome 02, GDT2T_hap1:
- the LOC103426945 gene encoding beta-D-glucosyl crocetin beta-1,6-glucosyltransferase-like produces MSVVMLPWLAHGHISPFFELAKKLSDRNFHIFFCSTPVILNSVKPKLPERYSHCIEFVELHLPHDVFPELAPHYHTTNGLPPHLMPTLKKALQMASPYFSNILKTLNPDFLIYDFVVPWALSLGLDQNIPTIQFFIFSAVSVSFLFHRLFKGPSVRFPFPAIYLRDYEISKFNSMMPPASSNDNRKDDGVPPLQFLITIGHSCDLILLKTFREIEGKYVDYLYELMDSKVVRLGPLLHDPTKDQEDKDEETDHVIKWLNQRETSSVVYISFGSEYFLSKEEIEEIAHGLDLSKVSFIWVVRFPKEEKVTRAKEVLPKGFVERVGERGMIVEGWAPQTKILQNSSVGGFLSHCGWSSVLESMKFGVPIIAMPMDLDQPYNARLVEELGVGVEVKKTGRGGGLQREEVAKVIKDVMENNTG; encoded by the exons ATGAGTGTTGTTATGCTTCCATGGTTAGCTCACGGCCACATCTCTCCCTTCTTCGAGCTAGCCAAGAAGCTCAGCGATAGAAATTTTCATATCTTTTTTTGTTCGACGCCTGTAATTCTCAACTCCGTCAAGCCAAAACTTCCTGAAAGATACAGTCATTGCATTGAATTTGTTGAACTACATCTTCCACACGATGTATTTCCAGAACTGGCACCTCACTACCACACCACCAATGGCCTCCCACCCCACCTCATGCCCACCCTAAAAAAGGCTTTGCAAATGGCAAGCCCTTACTTTTCCAACATCctaaaaaccctaaaccctgatTTTCTCATATATGATTTTGTTGTCCCATGGGCACTGTCTCTTGGTTTGGATCAAAATATTCCCACCATCCAATTTTTCATCTTCAGCGCTGTTTCGGTATCATTTCTTTTCCATCGTCTTTTCAAGGGCCCTAGTGTCCGGTTTCCGTTTCCCGCAATCTAtcttcgtgattacgagattaGTAAGTTCAATAGTATGATGCCGCCAGCTTCATCAAATGACAATAGAAAGGATGACGGAGTCCCTCCACTGCAATTCCTTATTACCATTGGTCACTCTTGTGACCTCATTTTGTTAAAGACATTCAGGGAGATTGAAGGAAAATATGTTGATTACCTCTATGAGTTAATGGACAGCAAGGTTGTGCGTCTTGGTCCACTACTCCACGACCCTACTAAGGATCAAGAAGACAAAGATGAAGAAACAGATCACGTCATCAAATGGCTGAACCAACGGGAAACATCTTCGGTTGTGTATATTTCCTTTGGGAGTGAGTACTTTTTATCCAAGGAGGAAATAGAAGAGATAGCTCATGGTTTAGATCTTAGCAAAGTGAGTTTCATTTGGGTTGTTAGGTTTCCTAAGGAAGAGAAAGTTACTAGGGCTAAAGAGGTATTGCCAAAAGGTTTTGTAGAGAGGGTGGGAGAGAGGGGAATGATAGTGGAGGGTTGGG CACCACAGACAAAGATATTGCAGAATTCTAGCGTCGGTGGATTTCTGAGCCATTGTGGATGGAGCTCTGTGCTGGAGAGCATGAAGTTTGGTGTTCCAATTATAGCCATGCCTATGGATCTTGACCAGCCATATAACGCCAGACTAGTAGAGGAGTTGGGTGTTGGTGTGGAGGTCAAGAAAacaggaagaggaggaggtttGCAACGAGAAGAGGTAGCAAAGGTGATCAAAGATGTGATGGAAAACAATACTGGGTAG
- the LOC103408464 gene encoding UDP-glucosyltransferase 29-like: MVYSQQHRSISILMLPWLAHGHISPFLELAKKLTHKRNNLHFYICSTPVNLTSIKPKLSEKYSHCIEFVELHLPHDEFPELPPHYHTTNGLPPHLMSTLKKAFDMSSSNFSNILQTLKPDLLIYDFLQPWAPSLALSHNIPAVEFCTMNAATIISTFVIHFNNSSLKFPFPGIHLRDYEIKMFKNQMEFLSNGLRDGDRIQQCCSSSCNIILVKTSREIEAKYIDYLSGLVGKKIVPVGPLVQDPLGQKTDEESPIIQWLNKREKCSVVYVSFGSEYFLSKEEIEEIAHGLELSKVSFIWVIRFPKEDKTTKVEEVLPKWFVERVGERGMIVEGWAPQAKILQHPSVGGFVSHCGWSSVLESIKFGVPIIAMPMQLDQPVNAKLVEEVNVGVEAKRAEGGGLQREAIAEAIGEVVVKKIGEGVRRKALEVRDNMKKIEDEEMDNVVEQLLQLCT; encoded by the coding sequence atggtTTATTCTCAGCAGCACAGAAGCATTAGTATTCTTATGCTTCCATGGCTAGCCCACGGCCACATTTCTCCCTTCCTCGAGCTAGCCAAGAAACTCACCCATAAGAGAAACAATCTCCACTTCTACATTTGTTCCACCCCTGTGAATCTCACCTCCATCAAACCCAAACTCTCTGAAAAATACTCTCACTGCATTGAGTTTGTGGAGCTCCATCTTCCGCACGATGAGTTTCCTGAACTGCCTCCTCACTACCATACCACCAATGGCCTCCCACCCCATCTCATGTCCACTCTCAAAAAGGCCTTCGACATGTCCAGCAGCAACTTCTCCAACATCCTCCAAACCCTAAAACCAGATTTGCTCATTTATGATTTTCTCCAACCATGGGCACCCTCTCTAGCTTTGTCGCACAATATTCCGGCCGTCGAGTTCTGTACCATGAACGCCGCCACCATTATTTCAACTTTCGTCATCCATTTCAATAATTCCAGTCTCAAATTTCCTTTTCCAGGAATCCATCTTCGGGATTACGAGATCAAAATGTTCAAAAATCAGATGGAGTTTTTGTCAAATGGCCTAAGGGACGGAGACCGCATACAGCAATGCTGTTCTAGTTCTTGCAACATCATTTTGGTGAAAACTTCCAGAGAGATTGAAGCAAAATATATCGATTATCTCTCTGGTTTAGTCGGGAAGAAGATTGTGCCCGTCGGTCCACTAGTTCAAGACCCATTGGGCCAAAAAACCGACGAGGAGTCTCCGATCATCCAGTGGCTGAACAAAAGGGAGAAGTGTTCAGTTGTGTATGTTTCCTTCGGGAGTGAGTACTTTTTGTCCAAGGAGGAAATAGAAGAGATAGCTCATGGGTTAGAGCTCAGCAAAGTGAGTTTCATTTGGGTTATTAGGTTTCCCAAGGAAGACAAAACCACAAAAGTTGAAGAGGTATTGCCAAAATGGTTTGTAGAGAGGGTGGGAGAGAGGGGAATGATAGTGGAGGGTTGGGCACCGCAAGCAAAGATATTGCAGCACCCTAGCGTCGGTGGGTTCGTGAGCCACTGTGGATGGAGCTCTGTGTTGGAGAGCATCAAGTTCGGCGTTCCAATTATAGCCATGCCAATGCAACTTGACCAACCAGTAAACGCCAAACTGGTAGAGGAGGTCAACGTGGGTGTGGAGGCTAAGAGAGCAGAAGGTGGTGGTTTGCAGCGAGAAGCGATTGCGGAGGCGATCGGAGAGGTGGTGGTGAAGAAAATTGGAGAGGGTGTGAGAAGGAAGGCACTGGAAGTAAGAGACAACATGAAAAAGATTGAGGATGAAGAGATGGATAACGTTGTGGAGCAGCTGTTGCAACTATGTACATAA